The Argentina anserina chromosome 3, drPotAnse1.1, whole genome shotgun sequence genome includes a region encoding these proteins:
- the LOC126786334 gene encoding uncharacterized protein LOC126786334: MSKWLGRIAGMFRSGSMVGKDKAGNRYFTRNDELDGILKEKRWVVFKGEEDPTSVPVEWICWLNGQRKKAPTAEEMIELEAKRERVRQNVALLKKEEEERKAREGTTRKVVNSGKGGPDLKSFIRQFPGSSEGDKHKEETNEMDGVRTSKEKEAEQHFTEPTGSGQTFKPGTWQPPT; this comes from the exons ATGTCGAAGTGGCTGGGGAGGATTGCTGGGATGTTCAGGAGTGGGAGTATGGTCGGAAAGGACAAAGCCGGCAACCGTTACTTCACCAGAAACGATGAACTTGATGGCATCT TAAAAGAGAAAAGATGGGTGGTATTCAAGGGGGAGGAGGACCCAACCTCTGTTCCAG TTGAATGGATATGTTGGCTCAATGGGCAGCGTAAAAAGGCTCCGACGGCAGAG gAAATGATAGAATTGGAAGCAAAGCGTGAACGTGTCCGGCAAAATGTTGCTC TtctgaagaaagaagaagaggaaagaaaagCAAGAGAAGGCACCACACGCAAAGTCGTGAACTCCG GTAAAGGAGGTCCAGACTTGAAAAGTTTCATTCGCCAATTTCCTGGATCCTCAGAAG GTGACAAACACAAGGAAGAAACCAATGAGATGGATGGAGTGAG GACCTCCAAAGAGAAAGAGGCAGAACAACA TTTTACAGAGCCAACAGGATCTGGTCAAACATTCAAGCCTGGGACATGGCAGCCACCAACATGA
- the LOC126787135 gene encoding ATP synthase gamma chain, chloroplastic-like has translation MNELTVVYRIYYKLVSTTVESKTKLSNIHGLITSFLTNSRNHSETLVEVLYDINEHLQGENIDVPLTIVRAVKRVAIVVVSSDRGLCGGFNNALIKRAQTRVGELKKLGLKVVLISVGKKGGAYFMRRPEIKVDRFMEGGAFPTAKEAQVIADDVFSLFVSEEVDKVELVYTKFVSLVKSEPVVQTLLPLSPKGEVVDVNGNCVDALGDEMFRLTSKEGKLDLERGSVMKKKEGKEMSPLMEFEQDPVQIIDAMMPLYLNSQILRALQESMASELAARMNAMSNATDNADELKKTLSRSYNRARQAKITGELLEIVAGAEALRESE, from the coding sequence ATGAACGAGCTTACAGTAGTTTATAGAATTTACTATAAACTAGTGAGTACAACAGTAGAATCAAAGACCAAACTTTCAAATATTCATGGTCTTATTACTAGTTTCCTCACAAATTCGAGAAACCATTCAGAGACCCTTGTGGAGGTTCTGTACGACATCAATGAACATCTTCAAGGTGAAAACATTGATGTGCCTTTGACTATTGTGAGAGCTGTGAAGAGAGTAGCCATTGTTGTTGTTAGCAGTGATAGAGGTCTGTGTGGTGGTTTCAACAATGCATTGATTAAGAGAGCTCAGACTCGAGTTGGGGAGCTGAAGAAGCTTGGATTGAAGGTGGTGTTGATTAGTGTGGGGAAGAAGGGTGGTGCTTATTTTATGCGTAGGCCAGAGATTAAGGTGGATAGGTTCATGGAAGGAGGAGCATTTCCGACTGCGAAAGAGGCTCAGGTGATTGCTGATGATGTGTTTTCGCTTTTTGTTAGTGAGGAGGTTGATAAAGTTGAGCTTGTGTATACTAAATTCGTGTCGTTGGTGAAGTCGGAGCCTGTGGTTCAGACATTGCTGCCATTGTCGCCTAAGGGTGAGGTTGTTGATGTTAATGGGAATTGTGTTGATGCATTGGGGGATGAGATGTTTAGACTGACTAGTAAGGAAGggaagttggatttggagaggGGGAgtgtgatgaagaagaaagaggggAAAGAAATGTCGCCGCTTATGGAGTTTGAGCAGGACCCTGTTCAGATTATTGATGCCATGATGCCTCTCTATTTGAACAGTCAGATTCTGAGGGCATTACAGGAGTCAATGGCTAGTGAGCTTGCAGCGAGAATGAATGCTATGAGTAATGCCACAGATAATGCTGATGAGTTGAAGAAGACGCTTTCAAGATCTTATAATCGAGCTAGACAGGCAAAGATTACTGGGGAGTTGTTGGAGATTGTTGCTGGAGCTGAGGCACTAAGAGAGTCTGAGTAA